A section of the Halichoerus grypus chromosome 11, mHalGry1.hap1.1, whole genome shotgun sequence genome encodes:
- the LOC118528314 gene encoding tripartite motif-containing protein 77 translates to MNSTFVQNVPSELICYICKDYFTGPFTLTCGHNFCTPCLCLLWEDAQHPPRCPVCRAVSPRTDFKSIIFAAKQVHVSNESVACQLPNSAKQVCRIHLVVKDLFCPTDKSPLCLHCANSQRHATHKHSPVSQAAEQCRIILLQEKLLLQKKSIWKSRQKNQKNLNKEYNLFRVWQGFVNLRMMMIRAEYPKVYQYLHEEKQKHLERLAVEGKIIFNQLWRNVGRMCHMGKLLRKMYEELKEMCCETDVDLFQDLGDIMKRSQLMQLHIPQPVNPQLSSWTITGMSERLNNFRVYLTLDRNISNYHVAPFEDLRYLQCSPDYQDMPHSPASPQYMPLWGAQTFTSGKHYWEVDVGNSRNWIVGLCKESWINRNGMLLNSEGIFLLLCIQMDDICHLFSASAPLRHYIQRPPGWIGVFLDYECGTISFVNVAQSSLICNLLSCSFSCPLRPFICYGPK, encoded by the exons ATGAATTCTACTTTCGTGCAGAATGTTCCCAGTGAGCTTATCTGCTACATCTGCAAGGACTATTTCACAGGCCCTTTCACCCTTACCTGTGGGCACAACTTTTGTACTCCTTGTCTCTGCCTCTTGTGGGAAGATGCTCAGCATCCTCCTCGCTGCCCTGTGTGCAGGGCAGTATCTCCACGAACAGActtcaaaagcattatttttgCTGCAAAACAAGTTCATGTTTCCAATGAATCAGTTGCCTGCCAGTTACCGAACTCTGCCAAGCAAGTCTGTAGGATACACCTAGTAGTAAAGGACCTCTTCTGTCCAACTGACAAGAGCCCACTGTGCTTGCACTGTGCCAATTCCCAAAGGCATGCCACTCACAAACACTCACCAGTATCACAGGCTGCTGAGCAGTGCAGGATAA TTCTTTTACAGGAGAAACTTCTGCTGCAAAAGAAGTCTATTTGGAAAAGcagacagaaaaatcagaaaaatctaaacaaagaaTACAACTTATTTAGAGTATGGCAG GGTTTTGTAAATCTACGGATGATGATGATCAGGGCTGAATATCCTAAGGTATACCAATATCTCCacgaagaaaagcaaaaacatttaGAGCGCCTGGCAGTTGAAGGCAAGATAATTTTTAATCAACTCTGGAGAAATGTAGGGAGAATGTGTCACATGGGGAAACTCCTGAGAAAAATGTATGAGGAGCTAAAGGAAATGTGCTGCGAAACAGATGTGGACCTGTTCCAG gaTTTGGGAGACATCATGAAAAG GAGTCAGTTAATGCAGCTGCACATTCCCCAGCCTGTGAACCCTCAGCTGAGCTCATGGACCATCACAGGGATGTCCGAAAGGCTTAACAACTTCCGAG TGTATCTTACATTGGACCGTAACATAAGCAATTATCATGTGGCTCCGTTTGAAGACTTGAGATACTTGCAATGCAGTCCCGACTATCAAGACATGCCCCACAGTCCAGCAAGTCCACAATACATGCCTTTGTGGGGAGCTCAGACCTTCACCTCTGGCAAACATTACTGGGAGGTGGATGTGGGAAACTCTCGTAACTGGATTGTAGGACTTTGCAAGGAATCCTGGATAAATCGCAATGGTATGCTGCTCAACTCTGAGGGTATCTTTCTACTTCTGTGCATCCAAATGGATGACATCTGTCACCTCTTCTCTGCCTCCGCACCATTGCGCCACTACATCCAAAGACCCCCGGGCTGGATAGGGGTGTTTCTAGATTATGAATGTGGTACAATAAGCTTTGTTAATGTTGCCCAAAGCTCCCTCATTTGTAATTTACTCTCATGCTCCTTTTCTTGCCCTCTCAGACCTTTCATTTGCTATGGACCCAAATGA